Proteins encoded in a region of the Anopheles ziemanni chromosome 2, idAnoZiCoDA_A2_x.2, whole genome shotgun sequence genome:
- the LOC131293179 gene encoding endochitinase-like gives MCYLYVNIKTIVVDLDNCLPNSVLPTFSSNRRVAVSDMMRKVGAIVLCLVLSFFPHLINGQSKKCACSFNLQEATSIGFLPEYVPMEICTHVIFKWFRFPRFVARQMLFDDDDKIAFSQLVTSVRKRSRSGRVVASINGTGTDFSRASETTDLRRAFVQAASTLLLELDADAIELNWERPGNQYGGKGIATDRRTMVTLLQDLRQVVNAASSLIKGRPRELWIRGSIHPNLISSFYNTFDVCNLVDQVTLDAIWSGSLSHAPVHNSRVTIYHREFGFSSKIKIGDGLTGATQTWIDNGCPPKKVLLGVGLHGLLNTVLSHKIKFFGDDFFKWGSGDMKRMAYSELCQSLRQPGWSFGWDQEGLTPYATRSLDNDQSERLSYENVSSLRYKMDLVEQKRLGGVYVDNIHSDDIYGSCGQAYLLSSYIASRLQAIPSDIGFAIEWN, from the exons ATGTGTTACCTTTATGTCAACATCAAAACCATCGTTGTCGACTTAGACAACTGTCTACCCAACAGTGTGCTTCCAACGTTCTCGAGCAACAGACGTGTCGCCGTGTCCGATATGATGCGCAAGGTTGGTGCTATTGTGCTGTGCTTGGTTTTATCCTTCTTTCCTCACCTGATCAATGGGCAGAGTAAAAAGTGTGCCTGTAGCTTCAACTTACAAGAAGCAACTTCAATCGGCTTTCTTCCCGAATACGTTCCCATGGAGATCTGCACGCACGTGATCTTCAAGTGGTTTCGCTTTCCGCGGTTCGTCGCTCGTCAAATGCTGTTCGAT GACGACGACAAGATAGCGTTCTCCCAGCTTGTGACGAGCGTTCGGAAGCGCTCGAGGTCGGGACGTGTGGTGGCATCGATCAACGGCACGGGAACGGACTTTTCCAGAGCATCAGAAACGACTGATCTAAGGCGAGCGTTTGTACAAGCCGCATCAACGTTGCTGCTCGAGCTGGACGCCGATGCGATCGAGCTCAACTGGGAGCGACCCGGCAACCAATACGGTGGCAAAGGAATTGCAACCGATCGGCGTACGATGGTGACACTGCTGCAGGATCTGCGGCAGGTGGTGAACGCGGCCAGCAGCCTCATCAAAGGACGCCCTCGGGAGCTATGGATCCGTGGATCAATCCATCCGAATTTGATCTCTTCGTTCTACAACACCTTTGACGTGTGCAATCTGGTCGATCAGGTGACGCTCGATGCGATTTGGAGCGGATCGCTATCACATGCACCGGTCCATAATTCGAGAGTGACTATTTACCATAGAGAGTTTggattttccagcaaaatcaaaatcGGAGATGGTCTT ACGGGTGCAACACAGACGTGGATCGACAACGGTTGCCCTCCGAAGAAAGTCCTGCTCGGCGTTGGTTTGCATGGTTTACTGAACACGGTATTATCGCACAAAATTAAGTTCTTTGGGGACGATTTCTTTAAATGGGGCTCAGGTGACATGAAACGAATGGCCTATTCAGAG CTCTGCCAGAGCCTGCGACAACCGGGATGGTCTTTTGGATGGGACCAGGAAGGTTTGACACCGTACGCCACCAGATCGCTCGACAACGACCAGTCAGAGCGGCTCAGCTACGAGAACGTCAGCTCGCTGCGCTACAAGATGGATCTGGTCGAGCAGAAACGGCTCGGAGGTGTCTACGTGGACAATATTCATTCGGACGACATCTACGGCAGCTGCGGGCAGGCTTACCTACTCTCCAGCTACATTGCGTCCCGTTTGCAAGCTATACCGTCCGATATTGGGTTTGCCATCGAATGGAACTAG